AGTCTGGCGTCAATTCGGATTCGTGCCGAAACGATAGTTCGGCCGGCTTCCGGCACAACGCGGTCTGCAGCAAGAACAGCGACAATCCGGGCATGCTCTCCGCAGACGAACTCGGCATCATCCTGCTCAGCCTGAAGGTGGCTGGCGCCAGCGTGCTGTTCAGCCTGCCGCTGGCGCTGGGCTGTGCGCTGCTGCTGGCGCGCGGTTCGTTCCCCGGCAAGACACTGTTTGATGCGGTGGTGCATCTGCCGCTGGTGCTGCCGCCGGTGGTGATCGGCTATGCGCTGCTGGTGTTGTTCGGCAGGCAGGGCGTTATCGGCGCGTTGCTGCATGACTGGCTGGGCATTACGCTGGCGTTTCGCTGGACGGGGGCCGCGCTGGCGGCGGCGGTGATGGGCTTTCCGCTGATGGTGCGGGCGATGCGGCTGTCGATCGAGGCGGTGCCGCCGCGACTGGAATGGGCGGCGCGCACGCTGGGGGCATCGCGCTGGAGGGCGTTCTACTCGGTCACGCTGCCGCTCGCGATGCCCGGTATCGCTGTCGGCGTGCTGCTTGCGTTTGCCCGGTCGCTGGGCGAATTCGGCGCCACCATCACCTTCGTCTCCAACATCCCCGGCGAGACGCAGACGTTGCCGCTGGCGATCTACGGGTTGACCCAGAGCCCCGGCGGCGATGCCGCGATACTGCGGCTGTGCGCCGTGTCAGTGGTGCTGTCGATTGCGGCGCTCGCGGCCTCGGAGTGGATCAACCGTCGCGCGCGGCTGGCTCGACAGGCGGAGTTGGCGTGATCGAGCTGGACATCGAAAAGCGCTTTGCTGCTCGCGGCGCGCAAGCTGGCGCGCGGCCGGACGCCACCGAGGAGGCGCGACCGCAGGCCGTCACTGCGATTCAGGCAACGCTGCGCAGTGACGCCCGCGTGCTGGCGCTGTTCGGGCGCTCCGGCTCGGGCAAATCCACCGTCATCAACATCATCGCCGGCCTGGCACGGGCGGATCGCGGGCGCGTGGTGGTGGACGGCGAAACCTGGTTCGACAGCGAGCGCGGTATCCATCTGCCGGTCGAGCAGCGCGGGGTGGGTTATGTGTTTCAGGACGGGCTGCTGTTTCCGCATCTGAACGTCGAGCAGAACCTGCGTTATGGGGCGCGACGTACCTCGGCGGCGACCGCAGCACGGGCCAGCGTCCCTTTCGAGCAAGTTACCGAACTGCTGGGCCTGACGCCATTGCTCGGGCACGCGGTGCCGACGCTATCGGGCGGCGAGAAGCAGCGGGTGGCGATCGGCCGGGCGTTGTTGTCGCAGCCGCGCCTGCTGCTGATGGACGAGCCGCTGGCATCGCTCGATACCGCCCGACGCAGCGAGATCCTGCGCCTGATCGAGCGCGTGCGTGACGAGTTCCGCGTTCGCATCGTTTATGTCAGCCATTCGATCGGCGAGGTGTCACGGCTGGCCGATGACGTGGTGGTGATGAACGAGGGGCGCGCCGTTGCCTGCGCCAGCACCGAGGAAATCTTCAATCGCAACGATCTGCGCCCCTACACCGGCCGCTTCGAAGGCGGCGCGCTGATCGAGGCAACCGCTGTCCGTCAGGACATGCACTATTTCCTGACCACTTACGGATTCGACGGCGGCGAACTGGTTGCGCCCGGTGTGGACACGCCGCTGGGTACGCGGGCGCGCATCCGCATCCGTGCGCGTGACGTTGCGCTTGCGGTAGAGCGGCCGCAGGGGCTCAGCATCCGCAATGTTTTGCCGGGCACGATCACCGCGATTGACGACCGCGGTGGCGCTATCGTCGAGGTGCATGTACGGCTGGCCGCGACGGGCGGTGGTGCCGGGCGCGAACTGCTGTCGCGTATCTCTCGGCAGGCGCTGGACGAGATGCATCTGGAAGCCGGGCAGCCGGTGTTCGCGCTGATCAAGGCCATCGCATTCGACAAGCGGAGCATGGGCTTCACGGCCTGAGCGGCGCAG
This is a stretch of genomic DNA from Casimicrobium huifangae. It encodes these proteins:
- the modB gene encoding molybdate ABC transporter permease subunit; protein product: MLSADELGIILLSLKVAGASVLFSLPLALGCALLLARGSFPGKTLFDAVVHLPLVLPPVVIGYALLVLFGRQGVIGALLHDWLGITLAFRWTGAALAAAVMGFPLMVRAMRLSIEAVPPRLEWAARTLGASRWRAFYSVTLPLAMPGIAVGVLLAFARSLGEFGATITFVSNIPGETQTLPLAIYGLTQSPGGDAAILRLCAVSVVLSIAALAASEWINRRARLARQAELA
- the modC gene encoding molybdenum ABC transporter ATP-binding protein, which codes for MIELDIEKRFAARGAQAGARPDATEEARPQAVTAIQATLRSDARVLALFGRSGSGKSTVINIIAGLARADRGRVVVDGETWFDSERGIHLPVEQRGVGYVFQDGLLFPHLNVEQNLRYGARRTSAATAARASVPFEQVTELLGLTPLLGHAVPTLSGGEKQRVAIGRALLSQPRLLLMDEPLASLDTARRSEILRLIERVRDEFRVRIVYVSHSIGEVSRLADDVVVMNEGRAVACASTEEIFNRNDLRPYTGRFEGGALIEATAVRQDMHYFLTTYGFDGGELVAPGVDTPLGTRARIRIRARDVALAVERPQGLSIRNVLPGTITAIDDRGGAIVEVHVRLAATGGGAGRELLSRISRQALDEMHLEAGQPVFALIKAIAFDKRSMGFTA